The proteins below come from a single Oerskovia jenensis genomic window:
- a CDS encoding glycoside hydrolase family 3 C-terminal domain-containing protein, translating to MTEELTTLEKAALLSGESVWETRAVPRHGIRTLWLSDGPHGIRKQTGSADHLGLGASQPATCFPTAATVANSWDPELALSVGEALGAEAADQGVDVLLGPGLNVKRSPLCGRNFEYFSEDPLLSGRLAAGYVRGIQSRGVAACPKHFAANSQELRRMTSDSVVDERTLREIYLTGFEVVVRESSPFSIMSSYNLINGTYANENPFLLQQVLRDEWGFDGAVVTDWGGGNDAVEAVRRGGTLEMPSPGLDSAAQIVAAVERGDLDMADLDARVEEMKVLGSRIGGAGREVDLEAHHELARTVAEQSAVLLRNEDHLLPLASGTRVAVVGDFAATPRYQGAGSSVVNPTRLTTALDALGASDLQVVATAQGFTRGGSSDPALVAEAVDAARAADVVLLYLGLDEISESEGQDRSHLRLPQSQVELLARLSSVTSRIVVVLSAGSVVEVPWLSQCGALVHGYLGGQGGAEAVVRVLTGAVNPSGRLAESYPVRLEDVPNVRYYPGEGVDAEYREGPYVGYRYYSTVGVPVAFPFGFGLSYTTFAYTDLAVDADGVTFTLTNTGDVAGAEVAQLYVGREGTEGVHRPVRELKGFAKVHLAPGESRRVHIGFDRFTFRHFSTATGTWETEGGAWTLAVGSDVETVLLTAEHVVAGTAAAGLDAVPDEYRTGHVTDVSDEAFAALLGRPLAPRGRATGPLGVNSPLSDMEHARSPLARFAYRELARRIARAEAKGTPDLNLLFLRGMPFRAIAKMTNGAMSMDMAEGLLTIVNGHFFRGTGALIAGFFRNRRSTRRMRAELAR from the coding sequence ATGACGGAAGAACTGACCACGCTCGAGAAGGCCGCGCTCCTCAGCGGGGAGAGCGTCTGGGAGACGCGCGCGGTACCTCGGCACGGGATCCGGACGCTGTGGCTGTCCGACGGCCCGCACGGGATCCGCAAGCAGACGGGTTCGGCCGACCACCTCGGCCTGGGGGCGTCGCAGCCCGCGACCTGCTTCCCGACGGCGGCCACGGTCGCGAACAGCTGGGACCCCGAGCTGGCGCTGTCGGTCGGGGAGGCGCTCGGCGCCGAGGCCGCGGACCAGGGCGTGGACGTGCTGCTCGGCCCGGGTCTCAACGTCAAGCGCAGCCCCCTGTGCGGCCGCAACTTCGAGTACTTCTCCGAGGACCCGCTGCTCTCCGGGCGCCTGGCCGCCGGTTACGTGCGGGGGATCCAGTCGCGCGGGGTCGCGGCCTGCCCCAAGCACTTCGCGGCCAACAGCCAGGAGCTGCGCCGCATGACGAGCGACTCCGTGGTGGACGAGCGGACGCTGCGCGAGATCTACCTGACGGGGTTCGAGGTCGTGGTCCGCGAGTCCTCGCCGTTCTCGATCATGTCGAGCTACAACCTGATCAACGGCACGTACGCCAACGAGAACCCGTTCCTGCTCCAGCAGGTGCTGCGGGACGAGTGGGGCTTCGACGGCGCGGTCGTGACGGACTGGGGCGGCGGCAACGACGCGGTCGAGGCGGTCCGCCGTGGCGGCACGCTCGAGATGCCCTCGCCCGGCCTCGACTCGGCCGCGCAGATCGTGGCCGCCGTGGAGCGGGGCGACCTGGACATGGCCGACCTGGACGCGCGGGTCGAGGAGATGAAGGTCCTCGGGAGCCGCATCGGTGGGGCGGGACGTGAGGTCGACCTCGAGGCGCACCACGAGCTGGCGCGCACCGTCGCCGAGCAGAGCGCGGTGCTGCTGCGCAACGAGGACCACCTCCTGCCGTTGGCGTCGGGGACCCGGGTCGCGGTCGTCGGCGACTTCGCCGCGACGCCCCGCTACCAGGGTGCCGGCTCCTCGGTCGTCAACCCGACCCGGCTCACGACGGCCCTGGATGCCCTGGGCGCCTCGGACCTGCAGGTCGTGGCGACCGCGCAGGGCTTCACGCGCGGCGGGTCCTCGGACCCCGCGCTCGTCGCGGAGGCCGTCGACGCGGCGCGCGCGGCGGACGTGGTGCTGCTGTACCTCGGCCTGGACGAGATCAGCGAGTCCGAGGGGCAGGACCGCAGCCACCTGCGACTTCCGCAGAGCCAGGTCGAGCTGCTGGCGCGGCTCTCCTCGGTCACGAGCCGGATCGTGGTCGTGCTGAGCGCGGGCTCGGTCGTGGAGGTGCCGTGGCTGTCGCAGTGCGGGGCGCTGGTCCACGGCTACCTGGGCGGCCAGGGCGGCGCCGAGGCCGTGGTGCGGGTCCTGACAGGTGCGGTGAACCCGTCGGGACGCCTCGCGGAGAGCTACCCGGTCCGGCTCGAGGACGTGCCCAACGTGCGGTACTACCCGGGCGAAGGGGTCGACGCCGAGTACCGCGAGGGCCCCTACGTGGGCTACCGCTACTACTCGACGGTCGGCGTCCCCGTCGCGTTCCCGTTCGGGTTCGGCCTGAGCTACACGACGTTCGCCTACACGGACCTCGCGGTCGACGCCGACGGCGTGACGTTCACCCTGACCAACACGGGTGACGTCGCGGGGGCCGAGGTCGCTCAGCTCTACGTAGGACGCGAGGGGACGGAGGGCGTGCACCGGCCGGTGCGTGAGCTCAAGGGCTTCGCGAAGGTGCACCTCGCTCCGGGGGAGTCCCGACGCGTGCACATCGGGTTCGACCGGTTCACCTTCCGGCACTTCTCGACGGCGACGGGCACGTGGGAGACCGAGGGGGGCGCGTGGACGCTCGCCGTGGGCTCCGACGTGGAGACCGTGCTGCTGACCGCCGAGCACGTCGTCGCGGGGACCGCCGCTGCCGGTCTCGACGCGGTGCCGGACGAGTACCGTACCGGCCACGTGACGGACGTCTCCGACGAGGCGTTCGCGGCGCTCCTGGGGCGCCCGCTGGCCCCGCGCGGCCGGGCGACCGGGCCACTCGGCGTCAACAGCCCGTTGTCGGACATGGAGCACGCCCGGAGCCCGCTGGCCCGGTTCGCGTACCGCGAGCTCGCTCGGCGGATCGCCCGGGCCGAGGCCAAGGGCACCCCTGACCTGAACCTGCTGTTCCTGCGCGGCATGCCCTTCCGGGCGATCGCCAAGATGACGAACGGCGCCATGAGCATGGACATGGCCGAGGGCCTCCTCACGATCGTCAACGGCCACTTCTTCCGTGGGACGGGGGCCCTGATCGCCGGATTCTTCCGCAACCGCCGCTCCACCCGTCGGATGCGGGCCGAGCTCGCGCGCTGA
- a CDS encoding TetR/AcrR family transcriptional regulator, with the protein MTEPVLRADAQRNRDQIVAAATSLFVDVGPDVALETVAREAGVGIGTLYRRFADRETLLHAVLQDALDGLLADMRARDHEATAWDALVGALGWSHRLRVVLALAGTVTVAESAGLARDAGLTRVRDELVELVDGLVVAAQREGSLRTDVATGDVILLMAAVSRGLPSGTDRAANAYARAHALVLDGLRAPATTRLPGVPTRVDDLPL; encoded by the coding sequence ATGACCGAACCCGTCCTGCGCGCCGACGCGCAGCGCAACCGCGACCAGATCGTCGCGGCGGCCACGTCGCTGTTCGTCGACGTCGGCCCGGACGTCGCGCTCGAGACCGTCGCGCGCGAGGCGGGCGTAGGGATCGGCACGCTCTACCGTCGGTTCGCCGACCGCGAGACCCTCCTGCACGCGGTCCTGCAGGACGCCCTCGACGGTCTCCTCGCCGACATGCGCGCGCGGGACCACGAGGCGACGGCATGGGACGCGCTCGTCGGAGCGCTCGGCTGGTCGCACAGGCTGCGCGTCGTGCTCGCGCTGGCCGGCACCGTCACGGTCGCGGAGTCCGCCGGCCTGGCGCGCGACGCCGGTCTCACCCGGGTCCGGGACGAGCTCGTCGAGCTGGTCGACGGACTCGTCGTCGCGGCGCAGCGCGAGGGGAGCCTGCGCACCGACGTCGCGACCGGCGACGTGATCCTGCTCATGGCGGCCGTGAGCCGCGGGCTGCCCAGCGGGACGGACAGGGCGGCCAACGCCTATGCCCGTGCGCACGCGCTCGTCCTCGACGGGCTGCGGGCACCGGCGACGACACGGCTGCCCGGGGTGCCCACCCGGGTCGACGACCTCCCGCTCTAG
- a CDS encoding DUF6545 domain-containing protein produces MTYLAFLLFAGAAGWTALRHRSHLDGDRGLTWGLGLVAAASALRIDAVESFLLTSAPAGVHELAKHALLVAGCLCIAAWVQGTQGRRPRPRHVVVGVACVVSVLVVVFVLNGPWERRDFDFQTAGKPWMALYWATYYGAFWWATATFGISTLRARDERPRGARWGMDLAAAGAFVGVLWALLSAVNIVLQDPEATEQFRLLGVRTRYLIAASSLLLTIGIMGHLLTAARTRRRRRADLGALHAHLVDAVAESRLPAVRPEVAEYHRTIEIMDALATLARYSAPRDAEQVRSLVGRAPEPVLRALQIDVAATRRGMDERPPVPADWSDWVTDDQALRDLGRAFREQTSERRANVLVAVLGHDGTLDPDPPVDVRADNS; encoded by the coding sequence GTGACCTACCTCGCCTTCCTGCTCTTCGCCGGGGCTGCGGGGTGGACCGCGCTGCGGCACCGGTCGCACCTCGACGGCGACCGCGGGCTCACCTGGGGGCTCGGGCTCGTGGCGGCGGCCTCCGCGCTGCGGATCGACGCCGTCGAGTCCTTCCTGCTGACCAGCGCCCCGGCCGGGGTCCACGAGCTCGCGAAGCACGCCCTGCTCGTCGCCGGCTGCCTGTGCATCGCAGCCTGGGTCCAGGGGACCCAGGGGCGGCGCCCCCGGCCGCGGCACGTCGTCGTCGGTGTGGCCTGCGTCGTGAGCGTTCTCGTCGTGGTCTTCGTCCTCAACGGGCCGTGGGAGCGGCGGGACTTCGACTTCCAGACCGCGGGCAAGCCCTGGATGGCCCTCTACTGGGCGACCTACTACGGCGCGTTCTGGTGGGCCACCGCGACGTTCGGCATCTCGACCCTGCGGGCCCGCGACGAGAGGCCCCGCGGCGCCCGCTGGGGCATGGACCTGGCGGCGGCCGGAGCGTTCGTCGGCGTCCTGTGGGCGCTGCTCAGCGCCGTCAACATCGTCCTGCAGGACCCCGAGGCCACCGAGCAGTTCCGCCTCCTGGGCGTGCGCACCCGGTACCTCATCGCGGCGTCGAGCCTCCTGCTCACGATCGGGATCATGGGGCACCTGCTCACAGCAGCCCGGACCCGACGGCGACGACGCGCCGACCTCGGCGCCCTGCACGCCCACCTCGTGGACGCGGTGGCCGAGTCGCGGCTGCCCGCCGTCCGGCCCGAGGTCGCGGAGTACCACCGCACCATCGAGATCATGGACGCGCTCGCGACCCTCGCCCGCTACTCCGCGCCACGCGACGCGGAGCAGGTCCGATCGCTGGTCGGCCGAGCGCCCGAGCCGGTGCTGCGTGCCCTGCAGATCGACGTCGCGGCGACCCGTCGCGGGATGGACGAGCGCCCACCGGTCCCGGCGGACTGGAGCGACTGGGTCACCGACGACCAGGCGCTGCGCGACCTCGGCCGCGCGTTCCGTGAGCAGACCAGCGAGCGGCGGGCGAACGTCCTCGTGGCCGTCCTCGGGCACGACGGCACGCTCGACCCGGACCCACCCGTCGACGTCCGCGCCGACAACTCCTGA
- a CDS encoding FAD-dependent oxidoreductase, whose translation MERSWDDEVDVLVVGTGAAGLSAAIAAADAGAKVLLVEGTDRWGGTTMRSGGGLWMPTNPLMARDGVEDSVEKALTYLDAVVEDAGPATSPERKRAFVEAVPEVVTSLERHGVRWVRATDYPDYYPEQPGGMVGRSIEAQAFDTRRLGTWIKYSRMTDGGMPLPLRTDDVWLLARAWSSPSGFVRGARFVGRTLGALVRGQRPAGIGAALVCSLMQVVRTQGTPVLLSTPLVELVVEDDVVVGAVLGGPTGPRTVRTRGGVVIAAGGFAHRTAWREKYHGVPGWSAAAEGDLGTGIEAGVAAGGAVALMDDAWWGAGVAIEGGMNGFVLSERSMPYSILVDQKGRRYTNESASYIDFGHAMLEHERTAPSIPSWLVMDARARRRYLFTIAPSGTKKLEKAGTLVVADSLDDLARLLHIEPADLAATVDRFNGFARTGVDEDFHRGDSLYDRYYGDPGVGPNPNLGPIEKGPFTAVRIVPGDLGTKGGLLTDEHGAVLHEDLTPVPGLYAAGNSSAAVMGRTYPGPGSTIGPAVVFGYLGARHAAARAVVTAVR comes from the coding sequence ATGGAGCGGTCGTGGGACGACGAGGTCGATGTCCTGGTGGTCGGGACCGGCGCAGCAGGACTCTCGGCGGCCATCGCCGCCGCCGACGCGGGGGCGAAGGTCCTGCTGGTCGAGGGGACGGACCGCTGGGGCGGCACGACGATGCGCAGCGGCGGTGGTCTGTGGATGCCCACGAACCCGCTCATGGCGCGCGACGGCGTCGAGGACTCGGTCGAGAAGGCGCTGACCTACCTGGACGCGGTCGTGGAGGACGCCGGTCCCGCGACGTCGCCCGAGCGCAAGCGCGCCTTCGTCGAGGCCGTGCCGGAGGTCGTCACGAGCCTCGAGAGACACGGGGTGCGATGGGTCCGGGCCACGGACTATCCCGACTACTACCCCGAGCAGCCCGGCGGCATGGTCGGTCGCAGCATCGAGGCTCAGGCCTTCGACACCCGCCGGCTCGGCACCTGGATCAAGTACTCGCGCATGACCGACGGAGGGATGCCCCTCCCGCTCCGCACCGACGACGTGTGGCTCCTCGCCCGGGCCTGGTCCTCCCCCAGCGGGTTCGTCCGCGGCGCGCGCTTCGTGGGTCGCACGCTCGGGGCGCTGGTGCGCGGCCAACGTCCCGCGGGCATCGGGGCCGCGCTCGTCTGCTCGCTCATGCAGGTCGTGCGCACCCAGGGCACGCCCGTGCTGCTGAGCACACCGCTCGTCGAGCTCGTGGTCGAGGACGACGTGGTCGTCGGAGCGGTCCTCGGCGGGCCGACCGGGCCGCGGACGGTTCGCACCCGAGGCGGCGTGGTCATCGCCGCCGGGGGCTTCGCCCACCGCACCGCGTGGCGCGAGAAGTACCACGGGGTGCCCGGGTGGAGCGCGGCCGCCGAGGGAGACCTCGGGACCGGGATCGAGGCCGGGGTCGCAGCCGGAGGAGCCGTGGCCCTCATGGACGACGCCTGGTGGGGAGCCGGGGTCGCGATCGAGGGCGGCATGAACGGCTTCGTGCTGAGCGAACGCAGCATGCCGTACAGCATCCTGGTGGACCAGAAGGGCCGTCGGTACACCAACGAGTCGGCGAGCTACATCGACTTCGGGCACGCGATGCTCGAGCACGAGCGCACCGCGCCGTCGATCCCGTCCTGGCTCGTCATGGACGCGCGGGCGCGGCGCAGGTACCTGTTCACGATCGCGCCGTCGGGCACCAAGAAGCTCGAGAAGGCGGGGACCCTCGTCGTCGCCGACTCGCTCGACGACCTCGCCCGCCTGCTGCACATCGAGCCTGCGGACCTCGCGGCGACCGTCGACCGGTTCAACGGGTTCGCCCGCACGGGCGTCGACGAGGACTTCCACCGCGGCGACTCGCTCTACGACCGCTACTACGGCGACCCCGGGGTCGGGCCGAACCCCAACCTCGGTCCGATCGAGAAGGGACCGTTCACGGCCGTGAGGATCGTCCCGGGCGACCTCGGGACCAAGGGCGGCCTCCTCACCGACGAGCACGGCGCCGTCCTGCACGAGGACCTCACCCCCGTCCCCGGGCTCTACGCCGCAGGGAACTCGTCGGCTGCCGTGATGGGCCGCACGTACCCGGGGCCCGGCTCGACGATCGGGCCGGCCGTCGTGTTCGGGTACCTCGGCGCCCGGCACGCCGCGGCCCGCGCGGTCGTGACCGCCGTCCGCTGA
- a CDS encoding nucleotidyltransferase domain-containing protein yields MRTIPSSLDPVVVATIDDRLDAVSDRERVAIVWAVESGSRAWGFPSPDSDYDCRFVFVRTAEDYLDPWPRRDVIETPLDPVLDVNGWDLVKAVRLLVKGNATLVEWLASPIVYRGDAELRDELLALARDVVDRAALVRHYAHVGAGQHARWADGGRGLKKAFYALRPAAVLRWLRVHPGSMPPMDLRTLLAQGEAPVGLRDAVEELVALKAVTREMGSGAVPEVISRFVADELELARQVGAWSGASAGTGEPTVTGDRTEARERAAEFFRSAVARYAPVRLGA; encoded by the coding sequence ATGCGCACCATCCCCTCGTCCCTGGACCCCGTCGTCGTCGCGACGATCGACGACCGGCTCGACGCGGTCTCGGACCGCGAACGCGTCGCGATCGTGTGGGCGGTCGAGAGCGGGAGCAGGGCATGGGGCTTTCCGTCACCCGACAGCGACTACGACTGCCGGTTCGTCTTCGTGCGCACCGCGGAGGACTACCTCGACCCGTGGCCGCGGCGCGATGTGATCGAGACGCCGCTCGACCCGGTGCTCGACGTCAACGGGTGGGACCTGGTCAAGGCGGTCCGGCTCCTCGTGAAAGGGAACGCGACGCTCGTCGAGTGGCTGGCTTCCCCGATCGTGTACCGGGGTGACGCCGAGCTCCGTGACGAGCTCCTGGCGCTCGCGCGGGACGTCGTCGACCGCGCCGCGCTGGTGCGCCACTACGCGCACGTCGGTGCGGGGCAGCATGCGCGCTGGGCCGACGGTGGACGTGGCCTGAAGAAGGCGTTCTACGCGCTGCGGCCGGCGGCCGTGCTGCGCTGGCTGAGGGTCCATCCCGGCTCGATGCCGCCCATGGACCTGCGGACGCTGCTCGCGCAGGGGGAGGCGCCGGTCGGGCTCCGGGACGCGGTCGAGGAGCTCGTGGCCCTCAAGGCGGTCACGCGCGAGATGGGTTCGGGTGCGGTCCCCGAGGTGATCTCGCGGTTCGTGGCGGACGAGCTCGAGCTCGCCCGGCAGGTCGGGGCGTGGTCGGGTGCCTCCGCCGGGACGGGTGAGCCCACGGTGACAGGGGACCGCACGGAGGCTCGGGAGCGCGCCGCGGAGTTCTTCCGGTCGGCGGTCGCGAGGTACGCCCCGGTGCGGCTCGGGGCCTGA
- a CDS encoding LysE family translocator, producing the protein MSTTQALLSFSLVALLLTIMPGLDTALVLRTSIVRGRRHAWAAAFGIGAGCLAWGVAAAVGASALLAASHTAYRALTLAGALYLVTFGARLLWTSLRGAPAAQLQVDDRRSDSSPRSLMATFAAGTGTNLLNPKIGVFYVATIPQFIPDGSPHLLMGVLLAVVHNVIGLLWFAAVIAGTRRATRWLGGPSVARVTDRVTGVVLVGFGIRLAASAR; encoded by the coding sequence ATGTCGACCACGCAGGCGCTGCTCTCCTTCTCGCTCGTCGCCCTGCTCCTGACGATCATGCCCGGGCTCGACACCGCCCTGGTGCTGCGGACGTCGATCGTCCGCGGAAGACGGCACGCATGGGCCGCGGCGTTCGGCATCGGGGCGGGCTGTCTCGCGTGGGGGGTCGCCGCTGCGGTCGGCGCGTCGGCACTCCTCGCCGCGTCTCACACCGCCTACCGCGCGCTCACGCTCGCCGGGGCGCTCTACCTCGTGACGTTCGGTGCACGCCTGCTCTGGACGAGCCTTCGAGGGGCGCCCGCCGCCCAGCTCCAGGTCGACGATCGCCGCTCGGACTCGTCACCTCGCTCGCTGATGGCCACCTTCGCCGCAGGCACCGGCACCAACCTGCTCAACCCCAAGATCGGGGTCTTCTACGTCGCGACCATCCCGCAGTTCATCCCCGACGGGTCGCCCCACCTGCTCATGGGGGTGCTGCTCGCCGTCGTGCACAACGTGATCGGCCTGCTCTGGTTCGCCGCCGTCATCGCGGGCACCCGCCGGGCGACCCGATGGCTCGGCGGACCCTCGGTCGCGCGCGTCACGGACCGGGTCACGGGTGTCGTCCTGGTGGGGTTCGGGATCAGGCTGGCCGCGAGCGCGCGCTGA
- a CDS encoding LysE family transporter encodes MTAALVAGLVAGYAIAIPVGAIAVYLVTLTARTRFAVGAAAGLGTATADGIYATVAVVAGAVVAPLVAAVRTPLTWASVAVLAFLAWRTFRPALQRVLPDGATPRPATSDTTPVRAWATLLGLTLVNPATVIYFAVLVAGGALSPDATGPERAVFVAAAFVASASWQMVVAGGGAVLGRALTDDRGQRVTAAVGGLVILGLAVHLALGA; translated from the coding sequence ATGACGGCCGCGCTCGTCGCGGGCCTGGTCGCCGGGTACGCGATCGCGATCCCCGTGGGCGCCATCGCGGTCTACCTCGTGACGCTCACCGCGCGCACCCGCTTCGCCGTGGGAGCCGCGGCGGGTCTGGGTACGGCGACCGCGGACGGCATCTACGCGACGGTCGCCGTGGTCGCGGGGGCCGTCGTCGCGCCGCTGGTCGCGGCCGTCCGCACCCCCCTCACGTGGGCGTCCGTCGCGGTCCTCGCGTTCCTCGCCTGGCGCACGTTCCGTCCGGCCCTCCAGCGCGTCCTGCCCGACGGCGCCACGCCCCGCCCGGCGACGAGCGACACCACTCCCGTGCGCGCCTGGGCGACGCTGCTGGGGCTGACCCTGGTCAACCCCGCGACCGTGATCTACTTCGCGGTGCTCGTCGCGGGCGGGGCACTGAGCCCCGACGCGACCGGACCCGAGCGCGCGGTGTTCGTCGCCGCGGCGTTCGTCGCCTCGGCGAGCTGGCAGATGGTCGTCGCGGGCGGCGGCGCGGTGCTCGGGCGTGCCCTGACCGACGACAGGGGCCAGCGGGTCACGGCGGCCGTCGGCGGGCTCGTGATCCTGGGGCTCGCGGTGCACCTGGCGCTCGGGGCCTGA
- a CDS encoding glycosyltransferase family 2 protein yields MSKLLTIVVPCYNSAAYMHRSIDSLLPGGARVEILIVDDGSWDDTAQIADRYAAAHPGVVRAIHQPNGGHGAAINTGLANARGRFIKIVDSDDWLEAGAYAKVLDLLESFVTHETGIDVLISNFVYEKVDKRNKRAVRYTNALPQDRVLGWDQVGRLRKNQYILMHSLIYRTDLLREVALVLPEHTFYVDNLYAYAPLPAVRRLYYLNVDLYRYYIGRADQSVNETVMISRVDQQLRINRTMMEHLSAARANPATPRALKRYMLHYLDIVSLVSSMLLVRAGTHDALRKRDEFWADVAAHDPALYRRLRRTTLHQISHLPGRPGRHLSVLAYKTAQRVIGFN; encoded by the coding sequence ATGTCCAAGCTGTTGACGATCGTGGTGCCGTGCTACAACTCCGCGGCGTACATGCACCGCAGCATCGACTCGTTGCTGCCCGGTGGTGCGCGGGTGGAGATCTTGATCGTGGACGACGGGTCCTGGGACGACACGGCCCAGATCGCTGACCGGTACGCCGCCGCCCACCCGGGGGTGGTGCGCGCGATCCATCAGCCCAACGGGGGCCACGGGGCCGCGATCAACACGGGCCTGGCCAACGCGCGCGGGCGGTTCATCAAGATCGTGGACTCCGACGACTGGCTCGAGGCCGGCGCCTACGCCAAGGTCCTGGACCTGCTGGAGTCCTTCGTCACCCACGAGACCGGCATCGACGTGCTGATCAGCAACTTCGTCTACGAGAAGGTCGACAAGCGCAACAAGAGGGCCGTGCGCTACACCAACGCCCTGCCCCAGGACCGGGTCCTGGGCTGGGACCAGGTCGGGCGACTGCGCAAGAACCAGTACATCCTCATGCACTCCCTGATCTACCGCACCGACCTGCTGCGCGAGGTCGCCTTGGTCCTGCCCGAGCACACCTTCTACGTCGACAACCTCTACGCCTACGCACCCCTGCCCGCGGTCCGGCGCCTGTACTACCTCAACGTCGACCTCTACCGGTACTACATCGGCCGCGCCGACCAGTCCGTCAACGAGACCGTGATGATCTCGCGCGTGGACCAACAGCTACGCATCAACCGCACCATGATGGAACACCTGTCCGCGGCCCGCGCGAACCCCGCCACCCCCCGCGCCCTCAAGCGCTACATGCTGCACTACCTCGACATCGTGTCCCTGGTCTCCTCGATGCTCCTGGTCCGCGCCGGCACCCACGACGCCCTGCGCAAGAGAGACGAGTTCTGGGCCGACGTCGCCGCCCACGACCCCGCCCTGTACCGGCGACTACGCCGCACCACCCTGCACCAGATCTCCCACCTCCCCGGCAGACCTGGACGCCACCTGTCCGTCCTGGCCTACAAGACCGCCCAACGCGTCATCGGCTTCAACTAG
- a CDS encoding GtrA family protein, translating into MFGRIGQAWSGFAERRPGTAQFLLFFLLSNGVTVLQLALMPAFKAAFGLTGLVDTSFQVLPVGSNPDGSSFFVFDYAAGALPEGGGGLAYFLAVQITLLIAQVINFFAQRNVTFKSNTSIWRAAFWYVVAYVVITFAAAALQGVYKAPIYELLIDTWGWGKTGETAADMVTMIINSALSFWVFFPIFKIIFKRDPEVQAEQAEAPGPAQVAGVPVAGGAGESSSSARAGQEV; encoded by the coding sequence ATGTTCGGTCGGATTGGTCAGGCGTGGTCGGGGTTTGCTGAGCGGCGTCCGGGGACGGCGCAGTTCTTGTTGTTCTTCTTGTTGAGCAATGGTGTGACGGTGCTGCAGCTGGCGTTGATGCCGGCGTTCAAGGCGGCGTTCGGGTTGACGGGGTTGGTGGACACGAGCTTTCAGGTGTTGCCGGTGGGGTCGAATCCGGATGGGTCGTCGTTCTTCGTGTTCGACTACGCGGCGGGGGCGTTGCCTGAGGGTGGGGGTGGGTTGGCGTACTTCTTGGCGGTGCAGATCACGTTGTTGATCGCGCAGGTGATCAACTTCTTCGCTCAGCGCAACGTGACGTTCAAGTCGAACACCTCGATCTGGCGGGCGGCGTTCTGGTACGTGGTGGCCTATGTGGTGATCACGTTCGCGGCGGCGGCGTTGCAGGGCGTGTACAAGGCGCCGATCTACGAACTGTTGATCGACACGTGGGGGTGGGGCAAGACGGGTGAGACCGCGGCCGACATGGTCACGATGATCATCAACAGTGCTCTATCGTTCTGGGTGTTCTTCCCGATCTTCAAGATCATCTTCAAGCGTGACCCCGAGGTCCAGGCCGAGCAGGCCGAGGCGCCCGGCCCTGCTCAGGTGGCGGGTGTGCCGGTGGCCGGGGGTGCGGGGGAGTCCTCGTCGTCGGCCCGTGCGGGCCAGGAAGTCTGA
- the nrdI gene encoding class Ib ribonucleoside-diphosphate reductase assembly flavoprotein NrdI — translation MSPVRTVVYFSSSASGMVRSFAHRLGREAFDLGDREVRRSVPDGPWVLLTPSYTTGNVDNDTIPEPVRRFLKNPATRRRLVGVMGSGNRNFGAYYQAACRQISRASGRPVLFEFELQGTAWDVEEARAVLDELDRALAAQRTAHGGTGRG, via the coding sequence GTGAGCCCCGTGCGGACGGTCGTCTACTTCTCCTCGTCGGCGTCGGGCATGGTGCGCTCGTTCGCGCACCGTCTGGGACGCGAGGCGTTCGACCTGGGCGACCGTGAGGTTCGCCGCTCGGTACCGGACGGACCCTGGGTGCTGCTCACGCCGTCGTACACGACGGGCAACGTCGACAACGACACGATCCCCGAACCGGTACGGCGTTTCCTGAAGAACCCTGCGACCCGGCGTCGCCTCGTGGGGGTCATGGGATCTGGCAACAGGAACTTCGGCGCGTACTACCAGGCAGCGTGCCGCCAGATCTCTCGCGCCTCGGGGCGCCCCGTGCTCTTCGAGTTCGAGCTGCAGGGAACCGCGTGGGACGTCGAGGAGGCACGCGCGGTGCTCGACGAGCTCGACCGGGCCCTGGCCGCGCAGCGGACCGCTCACGGTGGCACCGGACGCGGGTAG